The proteins below are encoded in one region of Lactuca sativa cultivar Salinas chromosome 3, Lsat_Salinas_v11, whole genome shotgun sequence:
- the LOC128132712 gene encoding zinc finger BED domain-containing protein RICESLEEPER 2-like, with product MRPIKTDVQDLACVIFDFQLLVPFVSYSNSPCILLCDLRIQKGKIEYGNSNYIPNKIYCRCNNRNLYHASLLNTVYDSDSGFLLLNFKIEQLNSFLFMESNTPSDISSAPNSQQENDGLVNDRNTHSTNNEENADEGSSHFQKKKRPKTSPVWADFTEVKMPDGTMKAQCRFCKGRLAIISSSSTSHLKRHLKTCGPKAAHDLKQQKITLQAADSGCNQEKHVTPALTDGKFDMMKMRESVAHWILMHEHPFTIVEEEGFNMMQKRGMLEWENVSRVSIKKDCEKVFEIEKNKLKNLLKSISKISVTTDMWKSTNQKIEYMVLTGHFVDSNWQLQKRVLSFIHLPPPHRGLEIADNLYKCFKDWGIENKVFTISVDNASNNDSAVRILSETFSRVKKLPCGGKLFHVRCCAHILNLMVQDGLSRISYIIEDIHETVTFINQNEGRLNLFSEIVQQLQLPHRKLILECKTRWNSTYQMLSAAIKFKEVFPMYKEREPRYLCCPSNDDWLKVEKVCEILEVFDSATNIISGSEYPTSNLFLNEIFRVKVLLDKKFEDSNEDEFVHDMVKCMKLKFDKYWGDCNLMMSIGAILDPRCKMRVIEFCFPRMYPGNEACENIDKVKKALYKLYKEYADEYYSSSGEGNGESDGLRGNNVTIQASSSGWSEFAQFVRTVENIQPQKSDLDNYLEESCYICEEDPIPFDVLQWWRSNSLKYRILSRMARDILAIPITTVASEATFSAGSRVIDTYRASLATETVEVLLCGGDWCRSLYGLKRKKKA from the exons ATGAGGCCAATAAAGACCGATGTCCAAGACCTTGCGTGCG TAATATTCGATTTCCAGCTTTTAGTTCCTTTTGTGTCTTACAGTAATAGTCCATGT ATCTTATTATGTGATTTAAGAATTCAAAAGGGAAAAATTGAGTATGGGAATTCAAATTACATACCGAATAAGATATATTGCAGATGTAATAACAGAAATCTT TATCATGCAAGCTTGCTGAACACTGTTTATGATTCTGATTCTGGATTTCTGTTGTTAAATTTTAAGATAGAACAGCTcaattcttttcttttt ATGGAATCAAACACACCTTCTGATATTTCATCAGCTCCAAACTCGCAACAAGAGAATGATGGTTTGGTAAATGACAGAAACACCCATTCTACAAACAATGAAGAAAATGCAGATGAAGGGAGTTCCCAttttcaaaagaagaaaagaCCAAAGACTTCTCCAGTATGGGCAGATTTTACTGAAGTTAAGATGCCTGATGGGACTATGAAAGCACAGTGTAGATTTTGTAAAGGTCGACTCGCCATAATATCAAGCTCGAGTACTAGTCATTTGAAACGACACTTGAAGACATGTGGCCCAAAAGCAGCTCATGACTTGAAACAACAAAAGATCACTTTGCAAGCAGCTGATTCAGGATGCAATCAAGAAAAACATGTCACTCCCGCCCTTACTGATGGAAAGTTTGATATGATGAAAATGAGAGAGTCTGTTGCGCATTGGATACTTATGCACGAGCATCCTTTCACAATTGTTGAAGAAGAAGGATTTAACATGATGCAAAAGCGTGGAATGCTTGAATGGGAAAATGTCTCACGTGTTTCCATTAAAAAAGACTGTGAAAAAGTTTTTGAGATAGAAAAGAACAAGCTGAAGAATTTATTAAAGTCTATTTCAAAGATTAGTGTGACCACGGATATGTGGAAGTCTACCAATCAGAAAATCGAGTATATGGTTCTTACAGGCCATTTTGTTGATTCTAATTGGCAATTACAAAAACGTGTTCTTAGCTTTATTCACTTACCTCCTCCTCATCGCGGGCTTGAGATTGCTGACAATCTTTACAAGTGTTTTAAGGATTGGGGTATAGAGAATAAGGTGTTCACTATTTCCGTTGACAATGCCTCAAATAACGATTCGGCTGTTAGGATCCTAAGTGAAActttttcaagggttaaaaagttGCCTTGTGGAGGAAAGTTGTTTCATGTACGTTGTTGTGCACACATCTTGAATCTTATGGTTCAAGATGGACTTTCTAGAATTAGCTATATTATTGAGGATATTCACGAAACTGTCACGTTTATCAATCAAAATGAAGGGAGACTTAATTTGTTTTCTGAGATTGTGCAACAGTTGCAATTGCCACATAGAAAACTTATTCTTGAATGCAAGACAAGATGGAATTCAACATATCAAATGTTGTCGGCTGCAATCAAATTTAAAGAGGTGTTTCCAATGTACAAAGAAAGAGAGCCACGCTATCTTTGTTGTCCTAGCAATGATGATTGGTTGAAGGTGGAAAAGGTATGTGAAATCTTAGAAGTCTTTGACTCTGCGACTAATATCATCTCTGGGAGTGAGTATCCGACTTCAAACTTATTTCTTAATGAAATTTTTAGAGTGAAAGTTTTGTTGGATAAGAAGTTTGAAGATTCTAACGAAGATGAGTTTGTTCATGACATGGTTAAGTGCATGAAACTAAAATTTGATAAATATTGGGGAGATTGCAACTTAATGATGTCTATTGGTGCTATTTTAGATCCTAGGTGCAAAATGAGGGTTATTGAGTTTTGCTTTCCTAGGATGTATCCTGGAAATGAAGCTTGTGAAAATATAGACAAAGTGAAAAAAGCTTTATATAAATTGTATAAAGAATATGCAGATGAGTATTACTCTAGTAGTGGTGAAGGAAATGGCGAAAGTGATGGTTTAAGAGGAAACAATGTGACTATTCAAGCTTCATCTTCTGGTTGGTCTGAGTTCGCTCAATTTGTAAGAACAGTTGAAAATATACAACCACAAAAATCCGATTTAGATAATTATCTTGAAGAGAGTTGTTACATTTGTGAAGAGGATCCAATACCATTTGATGTTTTACAATGGTGGCGGTCAAATTCGTTAAAGTATCGTATATTGTCACGCATGGCTCGAGATATACTTGCAATTCCTATCACCACTGTTGCATCGGAAGCTACTTTTAGTGCGGGTAGTAGAGTTATTGACACATATAGAGCATCCTTGGCTACTGAAACGGTAGAAGTCTTACTTTGTGGTGGAGATTGGTGTCGAAGCCTCTATGgtttaaaaagaaagaaaaaggcatga